The Methanobacterium sp. genomic interval CTTCCTTAGATTTTTGAAGCATTGGATTAGTTTTTTTCTCGTATCCTATCGTTGTAAATTCACTTTCTCGGATATCTTTTCCACATACAGAGCCGGATCCATGGGCTGGAAATACAAGAACATGATCTCCTAGGGGGATGATTTTTTTATGTAAGCTATCATAGAGTTTCCCTGCCATTTCTTCTCTTACATCATCTCCATAAATATCTGTTCGGCCAACTTCGCCTGCAAAAAGGGTGTCCCCTGTAAAAATAATATATGCATCATCTGAAACTGCTTTATCTTTTAATAAGAGGGATATGCTTTCACGGGTATGTCCTGGAGTTTCAATAATTTCCAGTTCAATATCACCTATCTGGAATTTGTTTCCCTCTTCTACAATGTTCCCATAATTAAAATCTAAATTTTTACTATGATATATTGGGGCCCCTACTCTTTTTGAAAGCTCCATTGAGCCTATAACATAATCTTCGTTACAGTGAGTTTCAAATATGTGGGTTATTTGCATTTCATGCTTTTTAGAGTAATTTATATAGGAATCACAATCCCTTCTTGGATCAATTACTGCAGCTTCCCCTTTTGATCCTATAAAATATGATTTATGGGCTAATCCTTCGCTTTTAATTATCTCAAGTATCATCATATCCACCATTTGCTTATTTAAAGCAATTAATGAAATATTTATTTAATCCCTGCTTTAATGGGGGCAATTCTATTATTATTTTATAATAAAAAACATATATAATTTGTGAATAATATGGGCTAGAGTGACAAAAATAGTTTAAATCTCCTGCAAATATGCCCTAAATGATATAATAGTTTAAGAATGGTTTTACACTTAAAAAATAGGAATTTTAAAGTAATTATTTTTTATTAGAGTTAATGAGTGAAATCACAACTTTAAGGAATAATTCACGCTTTTTATCAGCTGATAATCCATCATATACATCTAAAAGTTTATTTGCTTCAAAAAGATGGTTTTCTATCACATTTTCAATTAAAAACTGTTCTGGTTCTTTATCATCTTCATTTGGCTGCACTTTAGAGAAAAAGCATCCGCCCATGCTCATTTTGTACTCATCAACAATTGAATTAACATCAATATCTTCTTTTTTCAAATAATCACCATTTTTTAAACATACAAAATTAGATTTATACAACTAAATATATATTTCTTTAATAACAAATAATAGATGGATAAGAAAATAAAGGAAATATATCTTTTTTAATAATAAAAATATTACTATATCGTTTTAATATTAAAATTCCGGATATATAAACCCATCAGTGATTAAAATGGAGAATATTATAGAAACTTATGATATTACAAAAAAATTCGATGATTTTACAGCGGTTGAATCTGTAAATTTAGAAGTTGAAAGAAACAGTGTATATGGTGTTTTAGGGCCGAATGGGGCGGGAAAAACCACACTTATTTCAATGCTTTGTACAATTCTTCATCCAACTTCAGGTACAGCTTCTGTAAACGGATATGATATAGTAAAACATCCTAAAGAGGTTAGGGGTTCAATAGGCATTGTTTTCCAGTCAAGAGCATTAGATGACATACTAACAGGTAGGGAGCATCTTGAAATGCACGCTGCTCTTTACGGAGTGCCTCATGATGTTAGATCAAAACGAATCGATGAAATACTGGAATTAATTGACCTTGGAGAAAAAGCAGACGAATATACAAAAACATACTCCGGGGGAATGAAAAGAAGGCTTGAGATCGGAAGAGGCTTAATTCACTATCCAAAGGTCCTCTTTTTAGATGAACCAACATTAGGTCTTGATCCACAAACAAGGGAAAAAATATGGGAATACATTGAAGATTTAAATAAAAGAGAGGATGTAACCGTTCTTTTAACCACCCATTACATGGATGAGGCAGATAAACTCTGCGATAAAATCGCTATTTTTAATCAGGGCAAAATTGTTACCACTGATTCTCCGAAAAACCTCAAAAGACAACTAAAAGCTGATACCATCACTCTAACAGTTGATGATATGGATAAATTCTGCAGGAAAGCAGAAGATCTCGATTTTATTAAGGATATATTCGTAGTTGACAATGAAATCAAATTGATGGTTGAAAGGGGAGAAAATCTCATTACTAAGGTGGTGGATTTTGCAGGAGAAAATGGAATAGAAGTTAAATCCGTGGAACTGGACCATCCCAACCTGGAAGATGTTTTCATCAAATACACAGGATCCTCTATGAAAGGAGGGATGTAAATGGCGGAATTAGAGGGAATATATACAATTTGGCTTCGTGAAACCAAAAGATACATACGCTACAAATCCAGAATTGTAACCTCTGTTGTAACACCCCTTTTATGGCTGATCATATTTGGAACAGGTTTGGGAGCAGCTGTAAGGTTCGGGGGAATGCATGGAGGCTACCAGCAGTTTATATTTCCCGGAATAATAGGACAGACCATCCTGTTTACATCTGTCTTTTCAGGAGTATCTGTAATCATTGATCGTCAATATGGATTCTTAAAAGAAATACTTGTAGCACCAATTATGCGTTCATCGGTTGTAATGGGGAAAGCCCTCGGTATAAGCACAGCATCCCTGATTCAGGGAGTTATACTGCTTTTATTATCATTTATCGTCGGAATCCAGATGACCATACCCTGCTTCCTGCTTAGCACAGTAATTATAGTCCTAACATCCCTAGGATTGGCAGGTTTGGGTTTGATGATAGCATCATTTACAGACAGTATGGAGGGATTCAACCTTATTTTAAGTTTCATCGTCTTGCCGATGTTCCTTTTAAGCGGCGCGCTTTTCCCAATAACAGGACTTCCAGAGTGGCTTCAATTTGCAGTTTATTTAAATCCACTGACCTATGGGGTTGATGCTCTGAGGTTCACAATCCTTAAAAGCTCTGTACTGCCATTATATATTAATTTTATTGTCTTAATTGGGTTTTCTGCAGCTACAGTTCTTACATCAGCGTATCTATTCAGTAAAAGGGAACAGGGATTGATGTAAATCACCCCTTCTCTTTATCTTCTTTTAATAACCCCATTTCATTTAATAAAATTTCTTTCATCTTTTTAAGATCATTATCCCCAAATTCTTTAGCAACTGGAGACTCATAGCTTTCTGTGGAGATTTCCACTTTTTCTATATAAATTTCCCTTAAATGCCTGAGATGGTAATTAAGTTCTCTTTGAAGGTGATTTTCATCTTTTCTCTCATGATCTTCCTTTAGGGTGTTCATTATTAATAATAAATCATTATTTGACGGATTAAAATGTTTTTCAGATTCATAATCCCTACTTTGACTATTTTCTCCATCGTTCATATATTCTTCAATTGTATTTTGATATTTAAGTGGATTACCCCATTGACAGGTACTGAACTCTACCATATCTTCTTTATTTTCTATTTTGTAGGAAACATTGCATTTACAGATTAAATAGGCATAAGCACACATTTTAACACTTTAATATAGTATATGCTCTGATAATAAGGATAATTTTCATAAAATTAATGGATTTTATAAAAAATGTTAAAACTTAAATTAATTACTCCTGGAAAACAACCTGTTAATAAGACTTTTTTCTATTTTTACTGCTTTTTCTGGGCACATCTCCATGCAGCACATACATTTTATGCATTCATCATAGTTAAATTCAGGTATATTAGCTCTGGCTTTTAAAGCTCCAACAGGACAGCTTTTAGCGCAGGTTTTACAGTTAGTGCAGGTATCAGAGTTAATTGAAGGTCTTGCCCAGTAAAATTTCATCAAACCTCTGGCTATAAATGAGGGCAGTAAATTTAATGATGAAGCTAGATTAGGAGGCCATTTAAAATCAGTTCTAACTTCTGGATGATATCCAAGAATCTCTATTTTGTTTATATCAGCCTCACCTATTCCTTTTTCATATGCTATTTTAGTTGTGGGTACTTTCAGTGGATCTTTTCCTAAAATGTAGGTTATATAACTGTCAAGAGCCACACCATCATCTGATGCTAAAACCATGTTAAGTTCTTTGGGATTTCCGGCTGATGGGCCAGATCCATCCATTGCAATCACACCATCCACTATGTTAAGACCTGGCTTTGATAGAGAGAATATATCAACCACCAGTCCCGCAAAATCAGCAGGTATTGGGGATTCTTTATGGTATTCAATCTTTTTAAGCCCTGGAACCGTCCCGTACATGTTTTTAACTGCACAGGTAAACATAGTAAGGGAGTGGGTCTTTATTTTAGGGACGTTTATTACAAAATCAGCATCCAGAACAGGCTTTGCAATGTAATAATGGTTGCCATTCAGTATCTTTCTATAGACTCCGGCGGATTCAAAATTAACTATTTCAGTATCTAAGCGGCTGCAGACTTCAAGTATCCCTGAAGTTTCCCAGTATCTTTTTAAATCATCCACAGGCCATCCGGGGCTATCTCCAACAATCGGTATGGCATCTTCATCTTTGACTAGATTAATAATAGCTTCTATTATAGCTGGGTGAGTTGTAACGGACTCTTCAGGCTTTTTTGCAAGAAGCAGGTTGGGTTTAATTAAAACGGTATCATTTTCATTGATAAAATTTGAAATCCCACCTAATTTATTGATGCAATCCCTGACTGAACCATCAGCTTCTTTATATGAAAGGCACTGGTTTATACTTATTGAACTCATGGGATGCCTCTATTCACAGACTCTGTCCTCATCTTCAAGTTCAATATATTCAAATCCTTCTTTCCTGCACCATTCATAGAGTGCTTCAGTGGCCCCTCTTGATAGACGTCCCTGCTTATCTCCATATTTATGTCTTGTGATCCTTCTAAATGCAATTTCCAATTCATCCGGAATACATACTGTTATCGCTCCCATAAAATTCACCATTAAAATTAATATGATTTAAATTATATTTTCCTGGGTATGTTTTTATAAATTCTGTTATTTATAATGAGAAAGAACTAGTGCTCCAAGTTTCAATTTTTTTCTTTTAAAAAATAGTCTGAGTTATAAGTTATAACAATTGGTAATCAGGCATAATTCAGTGTCCAGATGTATTATTAATGAAATGGGGGTAAATGATCATTTCAGTGTATATGTACCGGATTATTTTTGCTTCTTTTTAATGATTTTATTTTTACATGTTATCAAGGATAATTTTATTTCGCCATACTACAGTTTAACGAAGTAAAATCCATTAAATGATAATAATATTAAATGGACAGATAATACTGGATTGAAATCTAAAATATTAAATTATGCCCAATGATTATTTTAAAGGTCATTACTTTTTAATTGGTACAGTAAAATAAAAGGTTGAACCTTTTCCCAATTTTGATTCCACCCAAACTTTACCGCCATGACGGTCAATAATCCTTTTAACAATGGCAAGCCCAATACCTGCCCCTTGGTATTCACCAATTGCATGTAATCGCTTGAAAACCTCAAATATTCTATCTGAATATTCCTCTTCTAGGCCTATTCCATTATCACTTACAGAAAATACATATTCGTTATCTTCTTTTCTTGCTGAAATATGAATTTTAGGTTTTTTTCCTTCCCTTCGGAATTTCAATGCATTACCAATGAGGTTCTCAAATACGCATGTAATCTGGTCAGGATCTGCTATTATTAATGGAAGTTTATCGTGAGTTATTTCGGCGTGACACTCTTCAATTGCTGATTGAAGATTATATAAAGCATTTATGAGTGCTTCTTCACTGCTAAATTTCCTGAATTCTCCTCCCTGTGTTCCAACACGAGAATAATCAAGCAGTCCCTGAATCATTTCTTTCATTCGTTGTGCGCCACTTACCATATACTCCAGAAAATCATCTGCATCTTTATCAAGTCTTCCTTCATAACGCATCTTTAAGAGTCCAGCATAATTACCCATGGTACGAAGCGGTTCTTGAAGATCATGGCTTGTAATATAGGCAAAACTCTGCAGTTCCTCATTAGAATGCTTTAAAATCTCAATTAATTCCTGCATTTCCTTTTCATAACTTAATTTGGTAATTGTAGTTCCGATTTCCCTCCCTATCGACTTTAAAATGCTTTTTTCATTATCATCGATGGAATCTCTTTTATTGCTTGCAAGATTAAAAGAACCAATAATCTTATCTTTAGAATATATGGGAACTGCAACAATTAAACTGTATTTGCTAAGATGATCAACTCCTGATTTAGAAATATCAATTTTATCCATAAATAATGAATTTCCATTAATTAAAACTTTACTGTAGCGTGGGAGGGTAATATCAATATTACCAACTGTACGAACAAAATCTTCAGAAAGGCCTTCAGAGTAAACAATTTTTGCAATCTGCTCTTTTTTATCAATTAAATATATTCCTCCCCCTTGAAAATCCATTAAATCAAAAAATAGATGTAATACTCTTTTAGAAAGGTCTTGTAAGTCTTCAGAGCTATTTGCAGCAGTAATAACTTTACTGTATATATCTAATTGGCTAACATGTTCTTTTAATTGTTTTTCGGCATGTTTACGTTCTGTAATATCCCTGATATTACTTAAGAATACTGTATCTTCCCCATAGCTGCGTTTTAGTGGTGTAACTCCTATTTCAACAGGGATTGATTGATCATGTTTTGTTTTTAAATTAGCTTCAAAAATTGGAATTTCCATGTTTTTCTGCATTTTTTTAATCCGTTCTTCAGTCTGGAACCCTGCTGTTTCAGGATAGAGATCTTCAAGTTTCATTGATAGTAATTCTTCCCTTGAATATCCTGAAAGTTGAATTAATTGTTTGTTTACATCTAGAATTCTTTTATCTTTGGAGAAAACGTTAATAGCATCTCTGGAATTTTCAAAAGTTGACCTGTATCTTTTTTCACTTTCACTTAGCGCCCCATATGCTTCTTCAAGTTCGACTGTACGTTCCTTAACTTTTTTTTCCAGGATATCATATGATTCTTTTAGCTCTATTTCAGCTCTTTTACGCATTAAAGCTTCAACAAAAGCAACAGAAAGAGTTTCAATGTTTTCTGCATCTTTAGTGGTATAATCTTCTTTTTTATTGGCCAGTCCAATCATCCCAATAGTTTCAATGCCTTTTTTGAGGGGCACTCCAAGAAATGAGTTTATTTTCGGATGTTCTTCAGGAAATTCCCTTCTATCTGGGTCGGATTCAGGTTTATTCACGATCTGGCTTTTTTCTTCTTTTATTGTTCTTCCCCAGTAACTGGCAATCTCCATATTGGTTAACATTCTGTTGGCCATATCTGGAGGGATTTTAAATGATTCCAATGCAGAGGGACTAAATGCAAGGGCATCCATACGTCCTTCAGGGTTAATTTCACTTAAAAATCCGAATTCACTGCCAGTTAGCTCTTCTGCAACTTCAAGACACTTACCTGCAACTGCCTCTTCAGTTTCAAGGGTTAATGATCCACGTAAAACCATGTTAATACCGTTTAATAATCTTTCATGCCTCTCAATTTTTTCTTCAGCTTTTTTACGTTCTGTAATGTCACGTGCTGCTGCAAATACTCCAATTACTTCACCGGATTCGTCTTTATATACTGATGCATTGTATAAAACGGGTGTTTTATGCCCATTTTTATGTTTAATCTCTAATGGATAATCTATCACGATTCCTTCACGGAAAACTTGCTGGTAACCTTTTCTGGCTTTTTCAGGCTCTGTAAAGTAATCTGAAAAATCAGTTCCAATTAATTCATCTCTGAAGTAACCAGTAATGGATTCTGTTGACATGTTAACATCGGTTATTTTACCATCAGGACCAATAGTAACCAGAGGATCAACACTGGCCTCAATAAGACCACGATTATATCTATAAGCTTTTTTAAGTTCTTCCTCTGCTTTTTTACGATCTGTAATATCATGAGCAACAACTAATGCTCCAACGGGTTTTCCATTTTCATAGGTGAATGACATGTTCAAAAGTCCATAGCGTATTTGGCCATCTTTTGTCCTTCCAGTATATTCCAGTGAATCATCTATTTCTTCTCCAGCAAGAAATTTATTTACCCTTTTTTCAAAAATTTTTTTGCTCTCATCTACAAGGAGGTCGGAAGGGTTCATTGATAAAAGCTCTTCTCTGGTATAGCCTGTTGTTAAGCTCATTACATCGTTAACACTTATAAATTTAGGGCCACGGAAGTCAATTTCATAGATCATGCTGGGCGCATATTTTATGAGCAGGCGTGATTTTTCTTCAGACTTTTTGAGTTCTTCCGCAATCTGTTTTTGCTCGGTAATGTCTGTGCAAATTACTATTCCTGCAAATAAACCTTCATAGTGGATAAGATCTGCTGAGACATTTAACCATTTCTCCTCACCTGACTTTGTTATAATTTTTAATTCGTAACTTTCTGTTCCTTTTTTGCCCTCCATTCTTTTATTAATACCTTTCTTCGCTATTTCCTTGTAATCTGGATGTATAAAATCCATAAAATCCATGGAAAGTAACTCTTCTCTTGTATATCCTAAAATGGATAGGGCAGCCAAGTTCACATAAAGAAGTCTTTTATCCTTGTAAACAAAGATGGCGGCTGGAGATGCATCTGAAAGTATTCTAAACTTCTCTTCACTCTCCCGCAGCGCTTCTTCTATATGTTTTCTCCTAGTAATATCAATGCAAATACCGATCATCCATAGTGGGTTGCCATCTTCATCATATTCAGTTTTACCAATAGCATTAATCCATCGCACCTGGCCATCAGGCCTCACTATCCTGTATTCACTATCCAAGGTTTTATGCTCTTTAATTGATGTTTGAATCCGACTATGGGCTATTTCTTTATCTTCAGGATGTAATATTTTATCCCATGCCTCAAATGAAGCTTTAATTTTTGGTTCAAGTCCAAAGAGTTCAAACATCACTGGCGACCATTCAATATGGCCCGTTTTAATGTTCCAATCCCATATTCCAATTCTCGCAGCTCGAGAGGCTATATTTAAACGTTCATTTAAATAGTATAACTCTATTTCAGTTTCTTTAATATCGGTAATATCAAAAAGCTGTACTACAAAGCCCTTAAATTCTCCTTTTTCATCTTTTATAGGTCTTGAAGTAGTCGATGTCCACCATTCATCTCCATTTTTCTTAATTGATCTGTATTCTATGCTTTTTGTGCCTTCTCCTCTTGCAAATGCGTTAGTGAATAATTCCTGAAGTCTGGGTATTTCATCTGGATGCACGCGCCACATGTTCTCTTTTATTTCTTCAGGAGTGTAACCGGTCATTTCTTCAGAATTAGGGCTTACATAAACGATTTCACCAACGGCATTTAAAATAACCAGTAAACTTGGAGAAGTATCCACAACACTTCTAAACCATTTTTCGCTCTTTTTTAAGGCCTTTTCAGTTTTTTTAAGCTCAGTAATATCCTGGTTAGTACCATAAATCTTGATGACCCTGCCCGATTCATCTTTAATTACCTCATTTTCGCTTAAAATAATTCGGGGGATGCCATCTTTACCAATAGTATTATAAGTAATGCTAAAATTCTTGCCAGTTTCGATACTCTTCTTTACAGCATCTTTGACTTTATCACGATCTTCACTCACAATGAAACTCAAAAATAATTCATATGAGGGTTTTTCTTCTCCAGGAGTCATTCCTAAGAGGCGGTATGATTCATCAGACCATTTAACCTCACCTGTTATCAGATCCCAGTTATAGCTTCCAATATGGGCAATATGCTGAGCTCTGGACAGTTCTGCCTCACTCTCACGAAGTGCTATTTGGGCTTTTTTACGATCTGTAATATCTTCAGCGGTTACTGCTATCTTTGAAACTTCTCCTCTTTCATTTAAAACAGGATGCAAATAACTTTTTATATATAATCCATCCCTTCTGTCCACATAAGTTACTGGTTCACATGTCTTTATAGCTTGCTCTACCACTGCTTTTCTTTTTTTAGAAATCTCTTTCGGCAGTAAATCGTATATATTCAAGCCAATAATCTCATCTGTGTCCTTACCAAATCTATTTGCTAAAACTTCATTAGCTACTATAATATTACCTTGTGGATCTATGAGGAACGCACCTTCAGGGAAAGCCTCTAATATTGTTTTAAAGTTATTTTCATTTTCATGCAGCCTTTCTTCCATCTGCTTTCGTCCTGTAATATCATTAAAAATAACGATAAAATAATCCTTTTTTGGACTGTAAACTGAAACTTCAAACCATATATTCAGCTGGGGAGAGTATCCTTCTAATTTAGCAGGTTTTTCTTTGATTGCAACCTCTCCATAAAGTTTAAGCCATTGGGGGCTGAAATCTTTAAAATCAGGAAATAACTGACTTGCCTTTTTTCCTGCTGCCTGCCCTTTTTTTATTTTTAAGATTTTCTCGAAGGTACTGTTTATCAGAATAAAAATATAGTCAACTGCTTCGCCATTTTCATTTAGAATAATCTTACAAAGGGCAAATCCTTCATCGGTACTATCTAAAAGGTTTTCAAAAATTTGAAGTTTATTGATTAACTCATCTTCTGATATTTTCTCTTTGATCTTATTCTCTCTTTTTTCAAGCCCTTTATGCCTTTTAACCATTATAGATCCCTCTTAGAGGAAGAGGATAGATTTTTAATCATTTTAATAACTAATTAATATTATTATATCAAACCCATTTATTATTTATGTTTTGATTTTTATTGAATTTAAAGCATGATCTTAGTTAAAATTATAACAACCATATAAAATAGGCTCTATTTAAACAAACCAGTAAAAGTAATGGAAATGAGACAGTTTTACCATATACATGGGTTAAATTAATAAAAAAGAATTGTTTAACTAAATTAATATCTAGTTATCTTTAAAATTTCTGGTAATATCTTCAATTATAAGCCCTGAAAAGTCTTTTAGTGTGCGTCCATCAAATTTCATGGGTATAATGGAGCAGGCCTTACAGCTTGGCTTATACTGGGTCTTAAATCCAGTATTATGGTTTTTAGAGACACTTTCTGTCGTGGAATCATCCTTTATGCTGATTTCCCAGTACCATTCATATTCATCGCCCGCTGATTCCAATCCAATTTCAAGTACTATCATTTTCCATTTTTCTGATTGCTCATCCCAGATGGTTCCAATGATGATTCTGCCCATAACAGGGATCTGTGGATTACTTGTTTCAATAAAATCAAAATTCTTTAATGCGGTTTCAATCTCACTTAATGGTTCCAGTGTAACATTCATACATGATAATCCATGTTCTTCCTATAAAAAATATATGATTCAAGTATATCATGTGGAATTATAAATCTTCCATTAATCGTTTCAGTTTATTTATAACAGTTTTTGCTCTTTAGTGCGAAACTAGACGGTTTAGAAATTTGGAATTAAAAACTCAGCTACACCATACCCTTCTTTACCTTCCCAGTTATATAGGGAAAGAGTTTCTATGAGGTTCATCTTTTCATCAACCGGAATCATCCCAAATCTAATTACCTCGCCAGAAACTGAATATTCAGACCCTTTTTTATCAAATAATATCATCTGGAACTTAGAAGGGATTCCATTGCTAAATTCAACATCTATATCTGATTTTACAAGTGGTTCATTAACTGAGCCTGTGTAAAAGTATCCAGCATCAATATCTCCTTCATCAACAGAAAGTTTGGTTACATTAAAAGCTTCATCTTCTGAAAATTCAGAATTGATCCACATCCACATCTTGGGAGATCCCCATTCCCTCACACCACGGCTTAAATCTCTCTCACCAAGTGCTTCAATTTCAAACACTTCTCCATCAACTTCAATGTTTCCAATGGCTCTTCCAAACTGTTCATAATGTTCAGAAGCAACATTAGATGACATTTCAGCCTGTTTTTGATTGACACAATCAACATAATCCATAACTGGATTTAAAGCCTGCCATGTAACTTCCATCTTGACATTAAATTCTGTTTTAGATATTGGATTAAAAATTGAACCATCATATTTAAGTTTCCATTTATCTGATTCGATTTCCTCATAATTTAGGCCTGCAATACTCCATGGATTCTCATCACAGGGGGTTTCCAGTTTAATTCCTGCTATTATCTTTGGAGACATTAAATAGAAGAACACTGATTTTTCGTTTTTGTTGACCTTGTTTCCTATGCGCATAAAAGCGGTTAACTCATTATTTTTATCATGAAAATTAAAATAATAGCTTTCATTCCATTCTTCATGCTTTTTTACATCCATAAAATCACTTTATCCTTTTTTTATATACAACTCCTTTATTACCGTCTATAACTAACTCTTCACCTGTTCTAAATAGTTTAGTTGCGCCTTTAACGGCAGTTACAGCAGGTATTCTGTATTCGCGGGAAATTACAGCCCCATGGGATAATATTCCCCCGGTTTCAGTGATAAGGCCCCCAACTTTTGAAAATACTGATGTCCAGGCAGGATCTGTGTTACTGGTAATAAGAATTTCATTATCTTCAAGCTCTGATAATTCCTCAATAGATTCAACAACCCTTGCCACACCATTAAATACTCCAGGACTTGCAGCTGCACCATAAACTGCATTCTGGTTATATTCCATAACAGTATCATCAAATTCAATCCCATTTTTTATGAATTTTGGTGGAAGGGATGATTTATACCTGTAGAATTCCTTCTTTCTTTTTGAAATCATATTACTTATATCGAAACTTTCATCTAATTCTTTATTGAAAATTTCAAATAATTCAGCTTCATAGAGGAAGAAAACATCCTCCACTTCATTAATAACTTTTCTGGTTACCAGTCTTCTTCCCATCTCAAGGAGCATTAATCTCTGGCGGAAAAGAAGGTGATCCAGGTAGAATCTCTGGTTTTCCCTGAAAGTTAGGTAGGTCTGAGCCAGATTAAGCACAATGGAAAAGATTTTTGCCTTGAAGAACCCGCCTTTTTGTTTTTTTATTTCCTTCAAAACTTCTTTTTCTGTTTTAAATCTATTGTAACGGCTTTCTGACTCTTTTTTTCTTAAATCCAGATCAGAAGAAGATAATAATTTAATCACTTCCAAGACATAGGCTTTATCTTCTCTCCAGCGCGGATATAGAATTTCGCGGGTGTTTGATCTGTGCCCATAATCCTTAATGAATTTTTTAAACTCTTTTTTAAATTTTTTATTGGAAGAAATTAATTCATTAATCTCTAATTCATCCTGGGAACTTAAATCTGCTGAATTTATTTTTGCAAGCAGTTTACTATCTTTCCTTAATATTTTGGCCAGATCAGAAAATCTGATGTTCATCGCGACTGTTTTATTGTCATCTAAACCTGAAATTAAGCCAGCATAGAGGGATCCGTCATTATCATCCAGCCAATCAAGGAGCCAGTTTTTAATCATCAGATTGGTGGCTATTGAATGGGAAACCATACCGTATCTAATTAATTGGTAGTGTTTAATGCCTGATTTTTCAATATCCCTGTAAAGCGATAGGAGTTCTGCGTTACTTAGTTTATCCAGGTCTTTTTTGTCGAAGTATTTACATTTTTTCATGAATCCCTTTGCCCATTTTCTATAGGCCTTATCTGTCTTGTGCATCATCCCATCAGGGTCTCTGATAGCCACTAAAATCTGTGAAAGCAAGGTTTTATGTAATATGGAAGGATACTTTGATATTCTCTCCTGATCCTTTAATGGAAAATAGTTTAATAGCTCTTTAGACCTTGCAAATTTAGGGTAATATGAGAAAGCCTTCTCTAATACCCAACTATTAAAGTAAACCCTTGATTTATGGAGTTTTAATAGTTTAGAATCTGTAATTTCCCTGTATCCCATTATACGGGCGCCTTCATGGTTCACATAATCTGTGAGCATTTTACCCATAACATCAAAAAAGAGCGGTGTTGTTGCATCAGCCCAGTACTCATCCCCATACGCCCGGGTCCATAAAATATCATCATTATCATCTTTGAGGGTGGTTACGGGGCGTGACTGGAG includes:
- a CDS encoding PEP/pyruvate-binding domain-containing protein encodes the protein MITLQAHSSTEYVIDLKEKDLQIEKIGGKAFNLAKMSHAGFNIPPAFIVSVDAYDFFIKQELEAKISKILDKIDFKDENSISKGCSQIRGIIKGDKLPENLFLEINNQIESLPEGFYAVRSSAVAEDLPDASFAGQLDSFLNIKKDDILERVIECWASYWNARAVKYRHDSAIKQLDSDTKAAGIAVAVQKMVNADVSGVTFTANPVNGNNDVVIESTWGLGEAIVSGIVTPDIYVLNRDGKLLEKNIKRKEKGYFLKEGKNTLKDIDVELIEKTSLNEESLRKLLKTAVELEKFFDAPQDIEWAIEDGNVYILQSRPVTTLKDDNDDILWTRAYGDEYWADATTPLFFDVMGKMLTDYVNHEGARIMGYREITDSKLLKLHKSRVYFNSWVLEKAFSYYPKFARSKELLNYFPLKDQERISKYPSILHKTLLSQILVAIRDPDGMMHKTDKAYRKWAKGFMKKCKYFDKKDLDKLSNAELLSLYRDIEKSGIKHYQLIRYGMVSHSIATNLMIKNWLLDWLDDNDGSLYAGLISGLDDNKTVAMNIRFSDLAKILRKDSKLLAKINSADLSSQDELEINELISSNKKFKKEFKKFIKDYGHRSNTREILYPRWREDKAYVLEVIKLLSSSDLDLRKKESESRYNRFKTEKEVLKEIKKQKGGFFKAKIFSIVLNLAQTYLTFRENQRFYLDHLLFRQRLMLLEMGRRLVTRKVINEVEDVFFLYEAELFEIFNKELDESFDISNMISKRKKEFYRYKSSLPPKFIKNGIEFDDTVMEYNQNAVYGAAASPGVFNGVARVVESIEELSELEDNEILITSNTDPAWTSVFSKVGGLITETGGILSHGAVISREYRIPAVTAVKGATKLFRTGEELVIDGNKGVVYKKRIK